The following are from one region of the Mannheimia granulomatis genome:
- the metQ gene encoding methionine ABC transporter substrate-binding lipoprotein MetQ, whose protein sequence is MKLNKILGIFAISTLFLTACNDKAEKLKVGVISGPEHKVMEVAAKIAKEKYNRDVELVVFTDYATPNEALNKGDLDLNAFQHKPYLDNQIQEKGYKLVPVGNTFVYPIAEYSKKIKSLDQLKDGDTIAVPNDPTNLARALILLEKQGLIKLRADAGLKATSVDIVENPRQLVIQEIEAPLLPRTLDDVTFSIINTTYAGQNGLTPTKDGLFVEDKDSPYVNLIVARENNQHSEAVKDFVKAYQTEEVYNKANEEFKGAMVKGW, encoded by the coding sequence ATGAAACTTAACAAAATTTTAGGTATATTTGCAATTTCTACGCTATTTTTGACCGCTTGTAATGATAAAGCAGAAAAGCTGAAAGTCGGTGTGATTTCCGGTCCTGAACATAAAGTGATGGAAGTTGCAGCTAAAATTGCGAAAGAAAAATATAATCGTGACGTAGAATTAGTCGTCTTTACTGATTATGCGACCCCAAATGAAGCGCTCAATAAAGGAGACTTAGACCTTAATGCTTTCCAACATAAGCCGTATTTAGATAACCAAATTCAAGAAAAGGGCTATAAACTAGTGCCGGTCGGTAATACTTTTGTTTATCCAATTGCAGAGTATTCAAAGAAAATTAAGTCGCTTGACCAATTAAAAGATGGTGATACTATCGCAGTGCCAAATGATCCGACTAATTTAGCCCGTGCATTAATTTTATTAGAAAAACAAGGCTTAATTAAATTAAGAGCCGACGCAGGTTTAAAAGCGACCAGTGTAGATATTGTTGAAAATCCTCGCCAATTAGTTATCCAAGAAATTGAAGCACCACTTTTACCTCGTACTTTAGATGATGTTACTTTTTCTATCATTAATACCACTTACGCAGGGCAAAATGGATTAACGCCTACAAAAGATGGATTATTTGTAGAAGATAAAGACTCTCCTTATGTTAATTTAATTGTTGCTCGTGAAAATAATCAGCATTCAGAAGCAGTTAAGGATTTTGTAAAAGCTTATCAAACAGAAGAAGTCTATAATAAAGCGAATGAAGAATTTAAAGGAGCTATGGTTAAAGGCTGGTAA
- the priA gene encoding primosomal protein N' — MKLIRLALPVPLNRYFDYLLPEGVTAHKGCRVVVPFGRQTKIGIVVDFPESSDIPIEKLKPIQSVLDTHSIFDKEIWLLLDWAARYYHAPVGEVLINALPIKLRNGDSTERTQPDYFIVTEQGRKSLLNGENKKAKKQVELLTELAEFAKFFEKPTACSPSAWKGLLEKGYVEKIDVPFIAQSWQQTLGELPLVNASNRLTLNKQQTLVVSRLNAQKGFTAFLLNGVTGSGKTEVYLQLIEEVLKRGEQVLVLVPEIGLTPQTVQRFKARFNVEIDVLHSNMNETQRLNAWLRAKNGESAVVIGTRSALFTQFYKLGAIILDEEHDSSFKQQEGWRYHARDLAVLRAKNCDVPIVLGSATPSLESIQNAQNGKFVELALTARAGNAQLANQQIIDLKTQRITAGLSERLLSMMKTHLEQGNQVMLFLNRRGFAPVLLCHECGWICECEACNKPFTYHQKQRVLRCHHCASQKVIPRQCGHCGSTNLITTGIGTEQLEQVLNEQFPTYQVTRIDRDSTVRKGTLENHLKDIREGKSRILIGTQMLAKGHHFPNVTLVAIVNVDSTLFSTDFRAEERLAQLYLQVAGRAGRAEKKGEVVLQTHYPDHPLLKTLLEQGYAAFAQEALKMRKLMSLPPFASQVLFRATGKDNAQTLTVLEHLQDYFLQKIQQYNLQGVRVLSPFSAPMAKKAGYYRWLLLIQHPTRNVLQKLLDFWDMERESLVIPANIRLSVDIDPQEIG; from the coding sequence ATGAAATTAATTCGCCTAGCACTGCCGGTGCCGTTAAATCGCTATTTTGACTATCTGCTACCTGAAGGTGTGACGGCACACAAAGGCTGCCGAGTTGTTGTGCCTTTTGGTCGTCAAACCAAAATCGGGATTGTGGTCGATTTTCCGGAGTCTAGTGATATTCCCATTGAAAAACTCAAGCCAATTCAATCTGTGCTGGATACCCATTCGATTTTTGATAAAGAGATTTGGCTACTGCTGGATTGGGCTGCTCGCTATTATCACGCCCCGGTTGGCGAGGTGCTGATAAATGCCTTACCGATTAAGTTGCGTAATGGAGATTCTACCGAACGTACTCAGCCGGATTATTTTATTGTGACCGAACAAGGGCGGAAATCTCTGCTAAACGGTGAAAATAAAAAAGCGAAGAAGCAGGTTGAGTTGCTTACTGAGCTGGCAGAATTTGCAAAATTTTTTGAAAAACCGACCGCTTGTAGCCCCTCTGCGTGGAAGGGATTATTGGAAAAAGGTTATGTAGAAAAGATTGATGTGCCTTTTATCGCCCAAAGTTGGCAGCAAACTCTTGGTGAATTACCATTAGTCAATGCCTCAAACCGTTTAACACTTAATAAACAACAAACTTTAGTAGTAAGTCGATTAAATGCACAGAAAGGATTTACCGCTTTTTTACTTAATGGAGTAACCGGCTCGGGTAAAACTGAGGTCTATTTACAGCTCATTGAAGAAGTGTTAAAACGAGGCGAGCAAGTTTTGGTGTTGGTGCCGGAAATTGGCCTTACTCCACAAACGGTACAGCGTTTTAAAGCCCGTTTTAATGTGGAAATAGACGTTTTACATTCTAATATGAATGAAACTCAGCGGCTAAATGCGTGGCTGCGGGCGAAAAATGGAGAAAGTGCGGTTGTCATCGGTACTCGTTCAGCCCTTTTCACTCAATTCTACAAACTTGGCGCAATTATTTTAGATGAAGAGCATGACAGCTCATTCAAGCAGCAAGAGGGCTGGCGTTATCATGCCCGTGATTTGGCGGTGCTTCGTGCGAAAAACTGTGATGTTCCGATTGTGTTAGGCTCGGCAACTCCCAGCCTTGAAAGTATTCAAAATGCCCAAAACGGTAAATTTGTGGAACTTGCTTTAACCGCCCGGGCCGGTAATGCTCAGTTGGCAAATCAGCAGATTATTGATTTAAAAACCCAGCGAATTACTGCAGGCTTATCTGAGCGTTTGCTTTCAATGATGAAAACGCATTTAGAGCAGGGTAACCAAGTAATGCTATTTTTAAACCGCAGAGGTTTTGCCCCAGTATTACTTTGCCACGAATGTGGTTGGATCTGCGAATGTGAGGCGTGCAATAAACCTTTTACTTACCACCAAAAACAGCGGGTGCTACGCTGTCATCATTGTGCCAGCCAAAAAGTGATCCCACGTCAATGTGGGCATTGTGGTTCAACTAATCTGATTACCACAGGAATTGGGACAGAGCAGTTGGAGCAAGTGCTTAATGAGCAATTCCCAACTTATCAAGTGACTCGTATCGACCGTGATTCAACTGTTCGTAAAGGGACGTTGGAGAATCATCTAAAAGATATTCGAGAAGGCAAAAGCCGAATTCTGATTGGTACACAAATGTTGGCGAAAGGGCATCACTTTCCGAATGTAACATTAGTTGCAATTGTGAATGTGGATTCCACTCTATTTTCTACTGATTTTAGAGCAGAAGAACGTTTAGCCCAACTCTATTTACAAGTGGCAGGCCGTGCCGGACGAGCTGAGAAAAAAGGAGAAGTGGTGTTACAAACTCATTATCCTGATCATCCATTGCTGAAAACCTTACTTGAGCAAGGTTATGCTGCTTTTGCACAAGAAGCCTTAAAAATGCGCAAGCTAATGAGCCTACCACCTTTTGCTTCTCAGGTTTTATTTCGGGCAACAGGCAAAGATAACGCTCAAACTTTAACCGTGCTGGAACATTTACAGGATTACTTTCTGCAAAAAATTCAGCAATATAATTTACAAGGCGTACGGGTTTTATCGCCTTTTTCTGCTCCAATGGCAAAAAAAGCAGGGTATTATCGTTGGTTATTACTGATTCAGCACCCTACACGCAATGTATTGCAAAAGCTGTTAGATTTTTGGGATATGGAACGGGAAAGTTTGGTGATACCGGCTAATATTAGACTCTCCGTGGATATTGACCCGCAAGAGATAGGATAG
- a CDS encoding LysE family translocator: MDGIVNYWGFLTACILLNLTPGSDTIYIITRTIAEGKKAGLVSAFGILGGMLIHILAVSLGLAGIVAHSPTLFYILKYLGAAYLVYLGIKMWREPLVINQVDLDKLPLWKIFRQGVLTNLLNPKVVLFFLALLPQFVSHNLENTFLPFLLLGLTLLTTSTFWVTILVLAAAPLGHFLRSNKTVGDIMNKICGSIFIALATKIGLER; this comes from the coding sequence ATGGACGGAATTGTAAATTATTGGGGATTTTTAACCGCTTGTATTTTGCTGAATTTAACTCCGGGTTCAGACACAATTTATATTATTACTCGAACGATAGCTGAAGGGAAAAAAGCAGGCCTGGTGTCCGCTTTTGGTATTTTAGGTGGCATGCTGATTCATATTTTAGCAGTGTCGCTTGGGTTGGCAGGAATTGTTGCTCACTCTCCAACGCTATTTTATATTTTGAAATACCTTGGTGCGGCGTATTTAGTTTACCTCGGCATTAAAATGTGGCGAGAGCCTTTGGTAATTAACCAAGTGGATTTGGATAAACTGCCGCTTTGGAAAATTTTTCGCCAAGGTGTGTTAACAAATTTACTGAACCCAAAAGTAGTGCTGTTTTTCTTAGCATTATTACCTCAATTTGTATCACATAATTTAGAAAACACTTTCCTGCCTTTTCTATTATTGGGCCTAACGTTACTTACAACCAGCACGTTTTGGGTAACAATATTGGTGTTGGCAGCCGCTCCTTTGGGGCATTTTCTACGCTCTAACAAAACAGTTGGTGATATTATGAATAAAATCTGCGGCTCGATTTTTATTGCTTTGGCGACAAAAATTGGTTTAGAAAGATGA
- the rarD gene encoding EamA family transporter RarD, which yields MLKGILFSLSASVLFGCMYYLAIFLRPLSGESVFGIRMVVTLPFLFLALFLFKKQKDFFAFIQRLIKEPYLLLVILVTSGIVGGQMWLFLWAPNSGKAIEVSMGYLLMPIVMVAFGKVVYQEMLSFNKWLAIIFAFIGVMSNILLSGKLSLESLFVCTGYPIYFYLRRKFGLSHLYSFVCEILFLIPVALYFIGKTDMLYIESQNPNIYYFIVLLGLISGAALISYTLASTILPFNVLGLLGYAEPCVMLVISFLIGETLAKEAYLLMGCLLIAVLLLVLDGAMALRRQRKYRKLAK from the coding sequence ATGTTAAAAGGTATTCTTTTTTCACTTTCAGCTTCCGTTTTATTTGGCTGTATGTATTATTTGGCGATTTTTCTACGCCCACTTTCCGGAGAAAGTGTGTTTGGCATTCGAATGGTAGTTACATTGCCTTTTCTTTTTTTGGCATTATTTCTATTTAAAAAACAAAAAGATTTTTTTGCCTTTATTCAACGTTTGATAAAAGAGCCTTACCTTTTGCTCGTTATCTTAGTTACCTCGGGCATTGTTGGTGGGCAGATGTGGCTATTTTTATGGGCACCGAATAGCGGAAAAGCGATTGAAGTTTCAATGGGCTATTTATTAATGCCGATTGTGATGGTTGCATTTGGTAAAGTAGTTTATCAAGAAATGCTTTCCTTCAATAAATGGTTGGCCATTATTTTTGCTTTTATTGGAGTGATGAGCAATATTCTCTTGTCCGGAAAACTGTCGCTCGAAAGTCTGTTTGTATGTACCGGCTATCCTATCTATTTCTATTTACGCCGTAAGTTTGGTTTGAGTCATCTATATAGTTTTGTCTGTGAAATTTTATTTTTGATTCCGGTTGCATTATATTTTATCGGAAAAACGGATATGCTTTATATTGAAAGCCAAAATCCGAATATCTACTATTTTATTGTCTTGCTTGGTTTAATCAGTGGGGCGGCGTTAATTTCTTATACCTTGGCAAGTACGATTTTACCTTTTAATGTGCTTGGACTTTTAGGTTATGCAGAGCCTTGTGTGATGCTGGTAATTTCATTTTTAATTGGCGAAACTTTAGCAAAAGAAGCTTATCTTTTAATGGGCTGTTTATTAATTGCGGTTTTACTTTTAGTTTTAGACGGTGCAATGGCACTTCGTCGGCAACGTAAATATCGCAAATTAGCGAAATAA
- a CDS encoding pyridoxal phosphate-dependent aminotransferase, with protein sequence MDRFPKSDKLAQVRYDIRGPIHKEALRLEEEGHKILKLNIGNPAPFGFEAPDEILVDVIRNLPTAQGYCDSKGLYSARKAIVQYYQSKGMRGMDVNDVYIGNGVSELITMSMQALLNDGDEILIPMPDYPLWTAASTLAGGKAVHYLCDEENEWFPDIEDIKSKITPRTKGILVINPNNPTGAVYSRQILLEIAELARQHNLIIFADEIYEKILYDGAVHHHIATLAPDVLTVTYNGLSKAYRVAGFRQGWMVLSGPKNQAKGFIEGLDMLASMRLCANTPMQHAIQTALGGYQSINEFVLPGGRLLEQRNKMYDLLVQIPGISCVKAKGALYMFPKIDTEMYGIKDDQKFIYDLLQQEKVLLVQGSGFNWKKPDHFRVVTLPYAHQIEAAIGRLANFLKTYRQE encoded by the coding sequence ATGGATCGTTTCCCAAAATCAGATAAATTAGCACAGGTTCGCTACGATATTCGCGGGCCTATTCACAAAGAGGCTCTTCGTTTAGAAGAAGAAGGGCATAAAATTTTAAAATTAAATATCGGCAACCCTGCTCCTTTTGGTTTTGAGGCCCCTGATGAAATTTTAGTAGACGTTATCCGTAATCTTCCAACCGCTCAAGGCTACTGCGATTCAAAAGGGTTGTATTCAGCCCGCAAGGCGATTGTGCAATATTATCAATCTAAAGGCATGCGTGGCATGGATGTTAACGATGTTTATATTGGTAACGGTGTGTCTGAGTTGATTACAATGTCTATGCAGGCGTTGTTAAATGATGGTGATGAAATTTTAATCCCAATGCCGGATTATCCGTTATGGACGGCAGCCTCAACCCTTGCCGGTGGTAAAGCGGTGCATTATCTGTGCGATGAAGAAAATGAATGGTTTCCGGATATTGAAGATATTAAATCAAAAATTACACCACGCACTAAAGGAATTTTGGTTATTAACCCGAATAACCCGACCGGGGCTGTGTATAGCCGTCAAATCTTATTAGAGATTGCAGAACTTGCCCGTCAACATAATTTGATTATTTTTGCGGACGAAATTTATGAAAAAATTCTTTATGATGGTGCGGTGCATCATCATATTGCGACCCTTGCTCCGGATGTATTAACCGTAACCTATAACGGTTTATCGAAAGCATACCGTGTGGCAGGTTTCCGCCAAGGGTGGATGGTATTAAGCGGTCCGAAAAATCAAGCAAAAGGCTTTATTGAAGGTTTAGATATGTTAGCCTCAATGCGTTTATGTGCCAATACGCCGATGCAACATGCTATTCAAACCGCATTAGGTGGCTATCAAAGCATTAATGAATTTGTGTTGCCGGGCGGTCGTTTATTGGAACAACGCAATAAAATGTATGATTTATTGGTGCAAATTCCGGGTATTAGCTGTGTGAAAGCCAAAGGTGCGTTATATATGTTCCCGAAAATTGATACGGAAATGTATGGCATTAAAGATGACCAAAAATTTATCTACGATCTACTGCAACAAGAAAAAGTGTTATTAGTGCAAGGCTCCGGCTTTAACTGGAAAAAACCAGACCACTTCCGTGTGGTCACATTGCCTTATGCACACCAAATTGAAGCGGCAATCGGGCGGCTTGCGAATTTCTTGAAAACATATCGTCAAGAGTAG
- a CDS encoding isochorismate synthase, giving the protein MPIFNQLKQELIKGYTEISHHQGLIAIQASVAYSEESFSLLGWLKAQENHYPHFFLQYRDSAQAIATIGILKQFNTLEAAQTFIEQQNLPLIGGMQFEGNTQFILPQFSLIKNQQNLTACFYFDSDHYQQQAVIFEQFLANFEQVAQLSLTNNTMLSINSASNFEQWKQNIDKAIAAIKEGFFRKVVLANATTLNFELPISCYDLLAESEKTNLGCYHFLWAESAENAFIGSTPERLYQRQGKCFFTEALAGTSAVMPSEIQTELNAQWLLSDPKNIHENQLVVDDIENNLKDCVNSFEVAEATIKRLNNVQHLRRKIQAELKSNMSDRDCLLRIHPTAAVAGLPRQNAIQFITQNEPFTRHWYAGTLGVMSQRESEFCVTLRSALISFNTITLYAGAGIVEASDPQSEWQEIKRKSQGIAKLLNIDLVVSEI; this is encoded by the coding sequence ATGCCTATTTTTAATCAACTAAAACAAGAACTTATAAAAGGTTATACAGAAATCAGTCATCATCAAGGTTTGATTGCCATTCAAGCCTCTGTTGCCTATTCAGAAGAGAGTTTCTCATTACTTGGTTGGTTAAAAGCACAAGAAAACCACTATCCGCATTTTTTTCTACAATATCGCGATTCAGCTCAGGCCATCGCGACTATCGGGATACTTAAACAATTTAATACTCTTGAAGCGGCACAAACCTTTATTGAACAACAAAACTTACCTTTAATTGGTGGTATGCAATTTGAAGGTAATACACAATTTATTTTGCCGCAATTTTCATTGATAAAAAATCAGCAAAATTTGACCGCTTGTTTTTATTTCGACAGCGACCACTACCAACAACAAGCGGTCATTTTTGAGCAATTTCTCGCGAATTTTGAGCAAGTTGCTCAGTTAAGTCTTACCAACAATACTATGCTTTCCATTAATTCTGCCAGTAATTTTGAGCAATGGAAACAGAATATTGATAAGGCTATTGCAGCCATAAAAGAGGGATTTTTTCGTAAAGTAGTGCTGGCAAATGCAACCACACTTAACTTTGAATTGCCGATTTCCTGCTATGATTTATTAGCCGAAAGTGAAAAAACTAATCTGGGATGTTACCATTTCTTATGGGCGGAAAGTGCAGAAAATGCTTTTATCGGCTCTACCCCGGAACGTCTATATCAAAGACAAGGAAAATGTTTTTTTACTGAGGCCCTTGCCGGTACCTCTGCAGTTATGCCAAGTGAAATTCAAACCGAATTAAATGCTCAATGGCTATTAAGCGATCCAAAAAATATCCATGAAAATCAATTAGTGGTTGATGATATCGAAAATAATCTAAAAGATTGTGTGAATAGTTTTGAAGTGGCAGAAGCCACTATTAAACGCCTAAATAATGTTCAACATTTACGCCGTAAAATTCAGGCCGAATTGAAAAGCAATATGTCAGATAGAGATTGTTTGTTAAGAATTCACCCAACTGCTGCTGTTGCAGGACTACCACGTCAAAATGCAATTCAATTTATCACTCAAAATGAACCATTTACCCGTCACTGGTATGCCGGAACATTAGGGGTAATGAGTCAAAGAGAATCGGAGTTTTGTGTTACCTTACGTTCAGCTCTTATCTCTTTTAATACCATTACTTTATATGCAGGAGCCGGCATTGTTGAGGCATCCGATCCTCAATCTGAATGGCAAGAAATCAAGCGTAAATCACAAGGTATTGCGAAATTATTAAATATTGATTTGGTAGTAAGTGAGATTTAA
- a CDS encoding 7-carboxy-7-deazaguanine synthase QueE: MGMLISNPSFPIVEIFESLQGEGFNTGMPAIFVRFGKCNLTCPWCDTNYNQFESWTLGDILAKVRGYSAKNIIITGGEPTIQPNLSLLLDQLKQEGYFLAIETNGLKEIPSQIDYIATSPKRMYQEKYQRRCIAFANEVRVVVDGEVQEFCEQLENKIKAEHYYLSPCEVEGKMNLLDTITQLGLLNQRPNKPKWQLSIQTHKMVGIE, translated from the coding sequence ATGGGAATGTTAATTTCTAATCCCAGTTTTCCGATTGTCGAGATTTTTGAGAGCTTGCAAGGTGAAGGTTTTAATACCGGAATGCCGGCAATTTTTGTACGCTTTGGCAAATGTAATCTTACTTGTCCATGGTGTGACACTAATTACAATCAATTTGAGTCATGGACATTAGGTGATATTCTTGCCAAAGTTCGAGGCTATTCGGCAAAAAATATTATCATCACTGGCGGTGAGCCAACTATTCAGCCGAATTTATCTCTGTTATTGGATCAACTAAAGCAAGAGGGCTATTTTTTAGCAATTGAAACTAACGGCTTAAAGGAAATTCCGTCACAAATTGATTATATCGCAACCAGCCCGAAGCGAATGTATCAGGAAAAATACCAACGCCGTTGTATTGCTTTCGCAAATGAAGTGAGAGTTGTGGTGGATGGTGAGGTACAAGAGTTTTGTGAACAGTTGGAAAACAAAATCAAAGCCGAACATTATTACCTTTCACCTTGTGAGGTTGAGGGAAAAATGAATTTGTTAGACACCATTACGCAGTTAGGTTTGTTGAACCAACGACCAAATAAGCCAAAATGGCAGTTGAGTATTCAAACCCATAAAATGGTTGGTATTGAATAG
- the queD gene encoding 6-carboxytetrahydropterin synthase QueD, whose protein sequence is MFKIAKEFSFDMAHMLDGHDGKCQNLHGHTYKLQVEVTGDLHQNGAKRGMVMDYSDLKAVVKTYILEPMDHAFIYDLNSERESQVAQLLIDLKSKVYGIPSRTTAEEMAKYMFEKLERVGLPVSLIRLWETPTSYCEYSK, encoded by the coding sequence ATGTTTAAAATTGCAAAAGAATTTAGTTTTGATATGGCTCATATGCTAGATGGGCACGATGGTAAATGTCAAAACTTGCATGGACATACCTATAAGCTACAAGTTGAAGTGACCGGAGATTTACATCAAAATGGGGCAAAGCGTGGTATGGTGATGGATTATTCAGATCTGAAAGCTGTGGTGAAAACCTATATTTTAGAGCCAATGGATCATGCCTTTATTTATGATTTAAATAGCGAACGTGAAAGCCAAGTGGCTCAACTGCTGATTGATTTAAAATCTAAAGTTTATGGTATTCCAAGCCGCACAACGGCGGAAGAAATGGCGAAATATATGTTTGAAAAGCTAGAAAGAGTAGGCTTGCCGGTAAGTTTGATTCGTTTATGGGAAACGCCTACTTCCTATTGTGAGTACAGCAAATAA
- the queC gene encoding 7-cyano-7-deazaguanine synthase QueC: MTNQTPKAVVIFSGGQDSTTCLFQAIAEFGRENVEVVTFQYGQRHSIELEKAAWIAQDLGVKQTLIDTSVIKAITTNALMDDKADIQQHGSTPNTFVDGRNALFLLYTAIYAKGQGIQTIFTGVCETDFSGYPDCRDIFVKSMNVTLNLAMDYNFNIRTPLMYLTKKETWALADRLGAFDYIREHTHTCYLGVEGGCHTCPSCVLREKGLHEYLAERG; the protein is encoded by the coding sequence ATGACTAACCAAACTCCAAAGGCTGTTGTGATTTTTTCCGGCGGTCAAGATTCCACTACTTGCTTGTTTCAAGCTATCGCTGAATTTGGCAGAGAAAATGTAGAAGTCGTCACTTTCCAATATGGGCAACGCCATTCCATTGAATTGGAAAAAGCAGCATGGATTGCCCAAGATTTAGGGGTGAAGCAAACTTTGATTGATACCTCAGTAATTAAAGCTATCACCACCAATGCCTTAATGGACGATAAGGCGGATATTCAACAACACGGAAGCACGCCAAATACCTTTGTGGATGGACGTAATGCATTATTTTTGCTCTATACCGCCATTTATGCCAAAGGACAGGGTATTCAAACTATTTTTACCGGTGTGTGTGAAACCGATTTTAGTGGTTATCCAGACTGTCGTGATATATTTGTGAAATCAATGAATGTTACACTCAATTTAGCGATGGATTACAATTTCAATATTCGCACGCCATTAATGTATTTAACCAAAAAAGAAACTTGGGCATTAGCCGATCGATTAGGGGCTTTTGATTACATTCGTGAACACACCCATACCTGTTATTTAGGCGTTGAGGGCGGCTGCCACACCTGTCCGAGTTGTGTATTGCGTGAAAAAGGCTTGCATGAATATTTGGCAGAAAGAGGTTAA
- the ubiK gene encoding ubiquinone biosynthesis accessory factor UbiK yields MLTPKNLEAIAQQLHNALPQGLRNVGNDLDEKFKQILQAQLARLDVVTREEFDVQSQVLLRTREKLNELEKRLDELTKDAQS; encoded by the coding sequence ATGCTCACCCCAAAAAACTTAGAAGCCATTGCTCAACAATTACACAATGCCTTACCTCAAGGTTTAAGAAACGTCGGTAACGACCTCGATGAAAAATTTAAACAAATATTGCAAGCCCAATTAGCTCGTCTTGATGTGGTTACCCGTGAAGAATTTGACGTGCAATCGCAGGTTTTACTACGCACCCGTGAAAAATTAAATGAATTAGAAAAACGCCTTGATGAATTAACAAAAGATGCACAATCTTAA